The sequence CACTGAGATGTTCAAGGGTAGGGACCTCATCTGACTGCTCTTCATTCACAGCAAATAGAATAAGTTGGTACAGACTAAGTGTACAACACATGGTTTCTGAGCTGATTGGACTTGAGCCAAAATACTGAGAGACAGTCAATGTGAGTCAGGGTGtgacttgtgatctgtcagaggATAGGAGCTCTCACTGACCCTGGCACAATAGTAGAAGGCTACACCCCTGACCTCtcctgatttgtttttaaaagcatattattcTCTAATGAGAATGTGGAAGAGAAAATGTTCCCCCAGGTGACTGTGAATCTGCCCCCAGGGTCAGGAAGCTTCTGAAAGGAAAGCATGTGTACTGTCAAGCTTTCTCTCCTATTATTCTGCCTTTTCCCTAGATTTAACATCAACTTTTCAGTTCATTTCCCTAAAAATGGCATATATTATGATTCAAGCAAGAAGATAGGATCAGGAAGCCATGCATTTTCTAATCTGACATTTCTTGTAGGAAGAAGATTTTGAGGGAATCCATAGGAACCAAGAAAAAAGACTAAATTTCAGTTCTGATTCCTAAGATCTTTGGTGCTCAAAATCACCCATTCCCTACCCTCCATACCCACTTCCTGTCTTCCAAGCCCAGCTCAATAGGGGCATAAAAATCCCCTCTCAAAGGATCAATACTGATTCCATGGAAGTTCTGCTTATGTCTCCTCTAGGCGAGGACCATGGTCTCCTTCACAGGGAATTCGACATTGTAGTTGCGGTTTGATAAGGTAAATCCACTGTGGAAAAAACCTTGACTACTATTACAGAAGATTTAGCTCTGAGAATCTGACAGTTTGGACAAAATcagttgaattttaaaagcaaaatttatgaAGAGATAGAAACCAATTCACTGCCAATATACACCCAGTTATTACCTTTGTCCACTTTGTGCCTTCTCTTTCCATCCCTTTAATAGTCTTACAACATTTTATCATCTGGTGAAGGAAAACAGATCAAATTAGCATGTCAAAGCCAGTAAAAACATCTCAGTGTTGAGGGGGAATATGCCACAGGTGTATTAGCTGCAGGAGTGGGCAGAGTGGAGACAGCAAGACTGAGGTCCTCTTGTCATAAGTCATTCGAGTCCAAGAGCTCAGTAGAATCTCTGAGGCCAACGTCAAAGACAAGACAGAGAAGGGAACCCCCAGCACTGCATTGTCCTCATGCTCCATCCAAAGGTCTTATTGACATCAGGACATACTAAGCCACAGTAGTTCCATTTAAATGAGGACACCAGAAGGATACTAGGAGCAGTCTCTGGAGTGGCTGAAGTGCTCAGGAGAATTCTGAATCATTAGGGTGGATCTTGAGCTGTGTTTTCTCTCAGAGGTTCCCAAATGGCTATAAGGAGAACAGAAAATAACATGCAGTTAGCACTCACCTCTCCACTTATGGGTCCCATGACCAGTTCTTCTCACCTGTCTTCTTTCTTGGGAAGTGAGATATTGTTGCAATTAAGTATTTGGTTTCTAGACTCTAGGTTTCAGCCCCATTATATTACATACTCTCTGTATGTTTTCAAGAATTTCATCATGTGTAGAAGGTGAATATGATGTGCCCCAAATGATGATATACTTcagttattaacattttaacaatatttcatgTCTTTATGTTAGGGCTGATTCCATgataaaacctgttaaacccctagggtCTGcctgggcctgcttagccagagtgactccatgttgcttaggtagccattttgttgcCTAGATAGCCATTTTTTTATtgccatgttgcctaggtagccattttgttgtttaatatatgcctcagcagttactaaTATTGGTTCTGGGTAACCgttgctaaaacacacacctaaaataaGGCCAGACAGATAAAAAACATCCAATCACGCAAAGCCACATACGTAGAGGTCTGcagttgtgccctataaaaactagcctgtaagatcAAGGGGCATCACTCTCTTTGGAggtggccctggccagtcagtctgacttttaatgcttggcatagaataaagctttatataactttcactttgtctcagtctcattcccctggccagtcagtctaacttctaatgcttggcatagaataaggctttgcagaactttcactttgtctcagtcttgttcctttgattaCAGACCCAACAATTTACAcacatagttttttgtttttttttttttaatttatttatttatttatttatttattttatttccagcataacagtattcattatttttgcaccacaccccgtgctccatgcaatccgtgccctctataatacccaccacctggtaccccaacctcccaccccccgtcccttcaaaaccctcagattgtttttcagagtccatagtctctcatagttattttaataacttGATGCTAAGTTGTAGCCTTAATGCCCAGAACATATAAAGGGCTCCTACAAAtaagaaaagtcagaaaaatccaatttttaaaatgggcaaagactaGAACATGTTTGGGTAACATGTTTGCATGTACATCATGTTTGCATGTACATCATTATTGCAACagctaataagcatatgaaaaggtacACAACATAATTAGCCACcagaatacataaattaaaatcacagtgaggggtgccttggtggctcagttgggtaggtgtctgactcttgactttcgCTCACGTCATcatctcaggtttgtgggatcaagccccacgtggggtttCATgttcagggaggagtctgcttgtccctctccctctccatctgcccccactcattctctctctctctctcataaataaataaaatctttaaaaaaaaccacacagtgAAATACCAAGCTTCATAAAAGTGGATTAAAATGactgaggatgtggagcaattttCATTGCTCATGGGAGCATTATTTGGTACAATCAATTCAAAAAGTccatttgggggcgcctgggtggctcagtgggttggagcctctgccttcggctcaggtcatgatcttggggtcctgagatcgagccccgcatcgggctttctgctcagcggggagcctgcttcctcctttctctctgcctgcctctctgcctacttgtggtctctgtctgtcaaacaaataaataaaatctattaaaaaaaaaaaagtccatttggaAGCTTCTTTGAAAACTAACCTTAAATATACACCTTCTCTCCTACAATCCAGTTGTTTCATGCCCTCTGTGGTATACACGCCTTATGGAGATTAGGGTTTACCTCTACACAAGTATGTACATGTATTTTCATAACAGCCTTACTCAAATAACCAGAAATGGCAACAATATTAATTTGCATGGataagaaaaaggataaattGTGATACATGAAGTGGGAtactattgattatttttaaaagaatgaactactACTCTATACAACCAGGTAGGCAGAAAGATGTttaataaaagaagccagacatataGGAAGTATATTCTAtaggattccatttctttgaacctcaagaataggcaaaactaattCATATTTTTAGGATTCCAAATTGTTAGGGTCCGTGACCAAAGGAAGGAGActgacaaaaagcaaaaatcaaacaaagctttatttcacgccaagcatcaaaaatcaaactgactggtaAGGGCCATCTCTTACGAAGAGACAACGATGATGACCACGACatggtcactcccaagaaggccccTCCGGATGAGGCCGCTCTGGACGAGGCTGCTCTGGAGGAGGCTGCTCCCCAGTTggagccgctcccaagaagaggccactctgaACATGGCCGCTCCCAGGACAAGGCCGCTGCTGATGTGGTTGCTCCCCAGACAGGGCTGCTCCCTGGACAGGGGCTGCTCTGGCGAGGCCGCTCCCTATACAGGCCACTCCCAAGAAAAGGCCACTCTGGACGAGGCCGCTCCCAGGACGAGGCCACTCTCCAGACAGGGCCGCTCCCTGGACAGGGGCTGCTCCAGCGAGGCCACTTGCGGCAGCGCCACGGCCTGGGGCGGTGAGGCTGCTCACGGCAGGGCCGAGGCCCTGGGCAGCAAGGCCCCTCGTGGCAGGGCCATGGCTCGGTGGTGGCGAGGCCACTTGCTGTGGCGAGACTGCTGGCAGTGAGGCTGCTGGTGGTGAGGCTGCTGTCGGCGAGGCCATTCTCCGTGGTGCCACTGCCTAGGACTACGATGACCATGATTACCACGACACTCCAACTCTCCTGAAGACTACCCTAACGGCTATTCCAATGGCTATTCTAATGGCTATCCTAACAGCTATTCTAACTGCTATTCTAACTCCTCCTACTATTCCAAGGCTATTTTGACTCTTCCtactactccccccaccccagcctcacaAACTAAcatttatagaggtggttgagcccggCCCACACACAAGTGGCCAATGGGATTTCAACtcaccacagtaaatatatgcgcgccccactgattggatgtctccatccggCCTGGCCCGCCCCTATATCTGGGGTTTGCAACTAAGTTCCTGGGCTAACCAGGCCCTTACACAAATAATGGTTACCTTTGAGAGACTGTTGATTTGGAGTTGACTGGGAGCTTTGTGGTGACTGTGAGGTTTCTACATTCTGATCTATATAATAGTTATActgacatatacatacataagatTTTCTTGAGCTATACAGAAGATTGGTACACATTCTTTATGTAAACAATATCTcatttaaagagagggagagagaaaagaaaaaaaatgaagttaaacatTTAATTCAAACTGTTGGgttggaggcgcctgggtggctcagtgggttaaagcctctgccttccgctcaggtcatgatcccagggtcatggcattgagccccacattgggctctctgctgagtgggtagcctgcttcccttcttctctctctgcctgtctctctgcctacttgtgatctctgtctgtcaaataaataaataaaatctttaaaaaaaaactgctgggTGTTTCACAGAGGTATGAAATAGTGGAGCAAACAAAAGgcacaaacaagtaaataataaagagaaaagaagaaatcgatgaaatagaaaacaaaatataaatatgataagattaacaaaatctgaaatttttctttacaaTGATTACTAAGATAGCCAAAACTGTATCAACAATTATTTGttagaaagaaaatagtaagCCAGGGAACTTAAGTGGCCCTCcctccaaagaaatacaaaaaacatGACAAATACTGTCAGAGAAAACTTTATCTGGattctggaaaataaagatttatagCAATCACATGAATTTTTAATCAGGTAAAAGACAACTGAAACTATGTTTGTGTTGCCTTATTTACTCTCACTATGAAAGTGAAATGATATTtcacagaatcaaagaaaatatttgcaaaccaaatgTCTACAGGCAATCTACtatgcagaatatataaagaatttttttaattcctttttttttcaaaaccaaaaaaagatgagcaacacaattttaaaatggacaatgGACTTGAAAAGGtatatctccaaagaagatacacaaatggctgACAAGAACATGAAAGGATTCTGCACATTCTTAGGCAGGCATTtggaaattgcaaattaaaaccagtTAGACTATATcttggtccatatatactatggagtattatgcctccatcagaaaggatgaatacccaacttttgcagcaacatggatgggactggaagagattatgctgagtgaaataagtcaagcagagagactcagttatcatatggttttgcttatttgtggagcataagcaaTAATACAGaagacatgggaagatggagagaagtgagttgggggaaattggagggggaaatgaaccatgagaaactatggactctgagaaacaaaatgagggttttggaggggaggggtatgggaggttgggtgagcctggtggtgggtattatggagggcacatattgcatggagcacggagtgtgatgcataaacaatgaattctggaacactaaaaagaaaaaataaataaataaaattcaaaaaaataaataaaaccacagttaGAAATAGaacctcttccttttctattGGCAATATTACCaagcttcaaaaataaaagccatgtggtgctggtgggaaaaaaaaaaggactgttaAGTGGAACAGAATTAAGAGCTCATAgacatatgtgaaatttaatgtACATCAAGTTAATTCTAAAAATcattatgaaaaagacaaatagcatagTAAAAAGTactgataaatataattttactacTAAATCATATATATTATTGGTAAATACTATTTTACtacctagagggaaaaaaatggatttctaCCTAATGTGACACAAGAAGGTAGACTCTAAATGGATCCAATAactaaaagttaaaatagaacaaTGACgttatagaagaaaacataagagaacaTCTTTTGACCTACAGCAAGGAAcctttaaacaaatgaaaaacttgaTGAATTTGATTTCCTCAAAATCTAAGATTTGTCTTCAATGAAAAACTTGATGAATTTGATTTGCTCAAAATCTAAGATTTGTCTTCAAAGAACATTATGAACAAAGTTAAAAggatagatgagaaaatggatgaGATATTTGTGCTGTGtagaacaaataagaaataaataagaacttaatGTCAGGAATccataataaattctaaaaatcaagataaaagaggagtgcctaagtggctcagtgggttaaacctctgccttcagctcaggtcatgatctcaggatcctgggattgagccctgcatcaggctctctgctcagcaggaagcctgcttcccctgtccttcccccgctgcttgcctctctgcctacttgtgatctctgtctgtcaaataaacaatgaaattgttaaaaaaaaaaaaaaaagatgaaaggaagtAAACCCCAATAGAAAAATAGCAGAGGATATAGAAGagaattcacaaaaattaacttcaaaGGGTTACAAGAATAGAAAACAATACTGAAATTCATTAGTATTAtaagatatgcaaattaaaacaataaagagatATCTATTTACCCCTATTAGGCATGCAGAAATTAGAAAGTCAGACTGTTAAGTGTTGGcaaaaaagtagaagagagagGAACACTCATTTTCATTTGGGAAAATGTAGAGAgatacagccattctggaaagaaACCTGGAATTACTAGGTCAACTTATGTCTATGCACATTCTGTGATATAATAGTTATTGCTAAATATAGACCTCTAAAATTTCTCATACAGAGAATGGTGTTATATGgtataatactataatatttgTGGTTCTGTTTTTTGTACTGGCAACTGTTGTGTAATTTAGATATCCTTCACTAGGAgaagacataaatgaaaatgcaagatATATGCACCAAGGATATTGTACAACAGTAGGGAGAAAGATTAGATGAACATGTGGCATTGTAAATGATATTAAAGACTCAGTTAAGTGAAAAAGATAAAGAGGTATATAACACAAtatcatttatgtaaaataaaaatatatgcacaaaCAAATCATTTTTTGAGGACAAACTAAAAGCATTGCATACATTAGAATGGTCATTAGGTCAATGTGAATGAGGTATGGATCTATATtaagcaaagaataaaataaatgcataaataatcaGGAGAGGGTCTTTGAAATCACTAATTATACTCTATATCACATATTGAGGAATATAACTCAATTCTTCAAGACtgagaacaaacaaacaataggAGAAATTAAGATTGCATGGTactatacagaaatacaaagtcaGTAAAGGAACAGACTACAGAGTGTAAAATAGACCAAATTTAGCAAGAGTTTAAATCTCATATAAAAGACACTTAAAATTGATCAGAATTTCCTCATAAATGGTGCTAAGTGACCACCATGAAGAAAAAACTGGGATCTGTACATCATTCCTTACATTAGAATTAATTCTGGATGTATCAAGATGTAAATGAAGCCACATGTGTATGCAAAGCTatgaaaatcttagaagaaaaaacataccttttatgattttttaaaaacatacctcTTTAACAACAGAGACCTTTCAAATATTAACACAAAAGCAAGTCATAAGGGAAAAGACTGATTAAATTACAAGTGTGTGATACAAGAATCTATGAAGTCAACTGGCAAagtaaaaaaagacttatttttaatgcaaaatcaAAGAGCCCATTCTTGATAATACTCCAGGGTTCTAcacaacagcaaaagaaaattgaagagcccaataaaagaaaactagcaggaaatgaaaatgattgattaacatttaaaattatgctcATCCTCAAGTATAATTAAAGTATCCTATAATAAATTAAGAGTGAGATACCATTTTTTGACCTAACACATTAACAAAGTTGAAGAGTTTCACAATACCAAATGTTAGTAAATGTGTAACTAAATAGAAACTTTTATGCAATTTTAATTGCTGTAAATTAATGCAACATTTTTATAGGGCAATTGACTGTATCTATTGACATTTTGAAGGAATGTACCTTTAGATCCTGCAATTAAACCTCAGAAAGTTATCATCAAATATATTTGACAAGGACACCAGGACACAAAAAGTTCACTGTGGCACTGTTTTAATgtttaaagattagaaaaaaatcagtatgtcCATTAATATGGATATGGTTAAGTAACTTACAGCATATTTATACCATGGaacataatcatttatttttaatgagttagATTTATAGGTACTGTGAAATCAAAACTAAGCTATAAAAAATGTACAAGTCAAaccacaaaaacaatgaaataataaaattcaagctACTAGCATTTCATTAAGGTGGGCATGGTAACTAAATTGCACTTGAAATATGATTGAGGAATTAACAACTTCAGGGCATTTCTTTGAATCCCACATGGCTATACTACCATTTGATAGCCTATTCTTCCACCTGCTTTCTCTTACATTCTTTGACCTTCAGATGCTATGAATGCATCATTTGAATctaaaatttatctttgaaaacatgttttcacTAGCTTGAGAGAGCTGTAGGAGTAGTTGCATTTTCATGTGGCCAATCCAAAGTCttaatttaatagttttaaagTCTCTTTCTATAAGACTGTCCTTGGTGAATCATTCCCACAAAAGAAAAGCTTGGACTTTATGTCCAGTAAATTAACAACTTTAATATAAGAGCCCACCCAAAACCCCTGTTATCATGCTGATATTAAGGCCATGCTAACCAAATTCAACTCCACCACTTAAGGTGATCATATGGCACCAAAACAACCACAAACCAAAATGAAAGCACGAGGCCTAGAACGCAGCTGCAGTACTCAGAAAATCGGCACCCAGAAAATCCAATATCTGCTTATATTTGCTTCTATTTAATTACCGTATAAATGAAGACTTGCATTTGATAACTAGTAAGCCCCTGAGAAGATATCTGCTGAGCTGTTTGGAATGACCTGGGCACAAGGTTTGGAACAGGGATGTTAGTGTGGGTTGGAGACTTTAGTCTGTGACCTCATGTACAGCACCGAGTGCCCTAGGATGTCTCAGAGGATGCAAAGGTAATAAAGCTGAGGGCTTTTCAAGCTCCAGGGAATGCCCTGTTTACATACTCTCAGGACCTCACCTCTAAATGTATCCTTGAAGGAAAAATGCTCTGTTCAGAACTGAGACCTAGGAGAATTGGCGTTTGTACCttgaaagaagaaaggcagaaaggctGGAGGTGGAGTCAGACTCCTAGGGATGACTCTTGTGCAGGCCCTGGGAGGCATTACTTAGCCAACCCACAACAGGTGCTGTCCTTAGAGACTGGATCTGCAGGCTGCAGAAATCATTGCCTCCCTCACTTGATCCTCCATTCCTTCACCAGTGACCCTGCAGCTCagttcctgcctcctctctgtcctcaggTGAGAGTGGACAAGTTGTTGATGGGTCTCAGTCTGTAGGAATCTTCAGTATctgttgggggttgggaggtgggcATGGCATTGGAAATGTAAATTTGGTCATTTACTTTCTTGCACATCAAGATGTTCCTTGCTAGACTCCCAGAGACAACAATTGTATTCCCACTCTTCTTCAGAATGCCAGTCTAAAAGTCCTTTTCCAGACTTTCTTCATCAGGGATGATTATTTCCAGAAAGATCACAGAGGCTGTGCCTCTTGCTATTGAAAAGCAACTGCCtgattttccctttccctcctctgtcaGCTCTTCAGCCTTCATTGTTTCTCTCAGCTTGCATGTGTCCTGCCATGTCCCATTGAACAGGCAAGTGGCTGTGAGGAAAATAGGAATCTTGCTTTGAGGAACTCCATCAAGAGCTCCTTGCTCTTGAGTATTCTCTGGGTCGAGATGTGAAGGAATAGGACTGCAAGGTACACTGTTCTAGGAAGGTCAGCACTGCTGGTCAACCCCATGGTGAGTTAGGATAGATAGTAGAGTACAGATCCCATTACAATCAGTGTTGGTCTTCTAGTCCCAAAGAGGATACTAGCCCCCACTGCTGGtgccctcacacacacacaccccatacatTGGTATTCTTCATATACAAGTCAGGCATGGTGGGTTCCCAAAACACCCAGCTTTGGTCAGGATCCAGTTGGCTCAGTACCTACTCTGTGATGTCTTTTGTTATTGTGAAAGATTTGGTGGCCATGAGGGTACATTTATGAGAACATAAAATACTTCAGTGAGTATATCTGTGGTGTGTGAATGTCTGTGTGTTTATATAAGATATTGTGAAGCTGAGAGTGAGTAGGTATATGCAGCATGTGGCATGTGTCTATGACAAGGAATAACGCCATGTATGCAGTTGTGTGTGAGACGCAGTCACTAAGGGAAGATATCTGGAAAGGCCATAGTAGTTACAATGTTATCTtaccaattcagatgccttttatttctttttcttatctgattgctgtgtctAGGACACAGCATAAATAAaactggtgagagtggacatccttgtcttgctcctgatctcagggggaAAGCTgtcaatttttcaccattgagtatgatgctaGCTGTGAATTTTTCATGGAGGGCCCTTATTAggttgtatctttggggtaaatactcagtagtgcaatttcagggtcaaagggaagctctatttttcatttcttaaggaatctccacactgttttccaaagtggctgcaccaacttgcattcccaccaacaatgtaataAGGTTTCCCTTTCACCACGTTCTGTCCAACACATTTACTCTTAATAGAATTCTGAATACAATTGGGTTTAAGTCTACCAtcttatttgctttctatttttccagtgtattccttgttcttttcatcttttttgccttctgagtattttttttctcattccattttaTACATCCCACTTGATTGATTGCTATAcctattgttttatatattgagGTTTACAGTATTCATCACAGTTTTATTCCTAAGACCTGTCCTCTGAGAGGTAGCAACTCATTGCCAGTTTTCAGTGAAGCTCCTCAATTCTCAATGGCTGGAATTCCAAAATCTTGCTGCTTTTCCTGATCTCCCTAATAGTTGCTTTTGGGGAAGCTTGCTCAGTCTTATCCCATGTCTGCCTTGCTTACTATTTAGCCAAAACTTGTTCAGGTTCCTAAAGCCCCTTTACTGTGCAATAACTTCCTTTCTGAATCTCTCTTTCATCATTTCCAGTGCTTTGGCACTATCAGCTATGGATCTCTGTCTCTGCACTTCAGTGAGGCCATCACGCTCTACTTAGGTGCCACCTCCATGGACGAGTGTTCTGAGAGTGCCTCTTGGCATAAAGTTAGTGGGACCATGGAACTCACCTTGTCTGTTTCCTTGCTATACAAG comes from Mustela erminea isolate mMusErm1 chromosome 9, mMusErm1.Pri, whole genome shotgun sequence and encodes:
- the LOC116600205 gene encoding forkhead box protein L2-like, which translates into the protein MASPTAASPPAASPPPSHGPATRGLAAQGLGPAVSSLTAPGRGAAASGLAGAAPVQGAALSGEWPRPGSGLVQSGLFLGVACIGSGLARAAPVQGAALSGEQPHQQRPCPGSGHVQSGLFLGAAPTGEQPPPEQPRPERPHPEGPSWE